Proteins co-encoded in one Carassius carassius chromosome 35, fCarCar2.1, whole genome shotgun sequence genomic window:
- the LOC132116386 gene encoding uncharacterized protein LOC132116386 isoform X1, which yields MDMRSLLTLSVLLALIRGNKAQKLTVSLRPKFPKVYAGDDVTLICNREGGSKPTTWYFNRTSSQTHKDYLMLLTAVTPDNNNGVYECDQGGTKSDPFTITVLNLEPHAQLSPSVGGAVMTKGDGRNLVLQTDDDDLENWSCFVLRGVSTFAIGLDINKEMKRAVIFAEFKEAERATFWCKKNKTVLRSNAVTLKMTELMVMLVPPAVPALEGESVALRCVVWGGPELEEAIFYKNYTPISKSSPEGTYTIPKATQSDTGMYSCHATYRYSHISAKAAQKEGESDAQELKVIGGPPAAVISASTNSLKCSCPNCPANCTSYHWYHTPFNDPFTREKRSENDESITVEKEGLYKCRLDYGNGFSRFSNIYTYKEQPGEFGYMWYILVPALILFVIIIVLIIVLKYIRCGRMDIQAPGRDADQDTLMSVRYVR from the exons TGTTGTTGGCTCTCATAAGGGGGAACAAGGCACAGAAGCTAACAG TGTCTCTCCGGCCGAAGTTCCCTAAGGTGTATGCTGGAGATGATGTCACTCTGATCTGTAACCGTGAAGGAGGGAGTAAACCAACAACATGGTATTTTAACAGAAcatcatcacaaacacacaaggATTATTTAATGCTTCTTACAGCAGTGACACCAGACAACAACAACGGGGTGTATGAATGTGATCAGGGAGGAACGAAGAGTGACCCGTTCACAATCACTGTACTGA atctgGAGCCTCACGCTCAGCTCTCTCCATCTGTTGGAGGTGCTGTGATGACCAAAGGAGACGGAAGAAACCTGGTGCTGCAGACGGATGATGATGATCTGGAGAACTGGTCTTGTTTTGTGTTGAGGGGAGTGAGCACCTTCGCTATAGGACTCGATATTAATAAGGAGATGAAGAGAGCTGTTATATTTGCAGAATTTAAGGAGGCAGAAAGAGCCACTTTCTGgtgcaagaaaaataaaacagttctTCGAAGCAATGCAGTGACGCTGAAAATGACAG AGCTCATGGTGATGTTGGTTCCTCCGGCTGTTCCTGCGCTGGAGGGGGAGTCTGTGGCCCTCAGGTGTGTAGTCTGGGGTGGACCAGAGCTGGAAGAGGCTATCTTCTATAAGAATTATACACCAATCTCAAAGAGCTCACCTGAAGGCACATACACCATCCCCAAGGCCACACAAAGTGATACCGGCATGTACAGCTGCCACGCCACCTACAGGTACAGCCACATCAGTGCAAAAGCTGCACAGAAGGAAGGAGAATCTGATGCTCAGGAGTTAAAAGTCATAG GTGGACCTCCTGCTGCAGTTATTTCAGCGTCTACTAACAGTCTGAAGTGTTCCTGTCCTAACTGTCCTGCCAACTGCACATCCTACCACTGGTATCACACACCCTTTAATGACCCATTCACACGTGAAAAACGATCTGAAAACGATGAGTCTATTACTGTAGAGAAAGAAGGACTGTACAAATGCCGGTTGGACTATGGGAATGGTTTCTCCCGTTTCAGCAACATCTACacctacaaag AACAACCAGGGGAGTTCGGATACATGTGGTACATTCTGGTCCCAGCCCTGATTTTGTTCGTGATCATCATTGTGCTGATCATTGTGCTGAAGTACATAAGATGTGGAAGAATGGATATACAAGCACCTGGACGGGATGCAGATCAAGACACTCTGATGAGTGTACGCTATGTACGCTAA
- the LOC132116386 gene encoding uncharacterized protein LOC132116386 isoform X2 — translation MDMRSLLTLSVSLRPKFPKVYAGDDVTLICNREGGSKPTTWYFNRTSSQTHKDYLMLLTAVTPDNNNGVYECDQGGTKSDPFTITVLNLEPHAQLSPSVGGAVMTKGDGRNLVLQTDDDDLENWSCFVLRGVSTFAIGLDINKEMKRAVIFAEFKEAERATFWCKKNKTVLRSNAVTLKMTELMVMLVPPAVPALEGESVALRCVVWGGPELEEAIFYKNYTPISKSSPEGTYTIPKATQSDTGMYSCHATYRYSHISAKAAQKEGESDAQELKVIGGPPAAVISASTNSLKCSCPNCPANCTSYHWYHTPFNDPFTREKRSENDESITVEKEGLYKCRLDYGNGFSRFSNIYTYKEQPGEFGYMWYILVPALILFVIIIVLIIVLKYIRCGRMDIQAPGRDADQDTLMSVRYVR, via the exons TGTCTCTCCGGCCGAAGTTCCCTAAGGTGTATGCTGGAGATGATGTCACTCTGATCTGTAACCGTGAAGGAGGGAGTAAACCAACAACATGGTATTTTAACAGAAcatcatcacaaacacacaaggATTATTTAATGCTTCTTACAGCAGTGACACCAGACAACAACAACGGGGTGTATGAATGTGATCAGGGAGGAACGAAGAGTGACCCGTTCACAATCACTGTACTGA atctgGAGCCTCACGCTCAGCTCTCTCCATCTGTTGGAGGTGCTGTGATGACCAAAGGAGACGGAAGAAACCTGGTGCTGCAGACGGATGATGATGATCTGGAGAACTGGTCTTGTTTTGTGTTGAGGGGAGTGAGCACCTTCGCTATAGGACTCGATATTAATAAGGAGATGAAGAGAGCTGTTATATTTGCAGAATTTAAGGAGGCAGAAAGAGCCACTTTCTGgtgcaagaaaaataaaacagttctTCGAAGCAATGCAGTGACGCTGAAAATGACAG AGCTCATGGTGATGTTGGTTCCTCCGGCTGTTCCTGCGCTGGAGGGGGAGTCTGTGGCCCTCAGGTGTGTAGTCTGGGGTGGACCAGAGCTGGAAGAGGCTATCTTCTATAAGAATTATACACCAATCTCAAAGAGCTCACCTGAAGGCACATACACCATCCCCAAGGCCACACAAAGTGATACCGGCATGTACAGCTGCCACGCCACCTACAGGTACAGCCACATCAGTGCAAAAGCTGCACAGAAGGAAGGAGAATCTGATGCTCAGGAGTTAAAAGTCATAG GTGGACCTCCTGCTGCAGTTATTTCAGCGTCTACTAACAGTCTGAAGTGTTCCTGTCCTAACTGTCCTGCCAACTGCACATCCTACCACTGGTATCACACACCCTTTAATGACCCATTCACACGTGAAAAACGATCTGAAAACGATGAGTCTATTACTGTAGAGAAAGAAGGACTGTACAAATGCCGGTTGGACTATGGGAATGGTTTCTCCCGTTTCAGCAACATCTACacctacaaag AACAACCAGGGGAGTTCGGATACATGTGGTACATTCTGGTCCCAGCCCTGATTTTGTTCGTGATCATCATTGTGCTGATCATTGTGCTGAAGTACATAAGATGTGGAAGAATGGATATACAAGCACCTGGACGGGATGCAGATCAAGACACTCTGATGAGTGTACGCTATGTACGCTAA